The following are encoded in a window of Salinigranum halophilum genomic DNA:
- a CDS encoding sugar ABC transporter substrate-binding protein, producing the protein MARDSSNQSRRRFLKQAAIGSSAVTLGGLAGCTGGSGGGSSTSSGGSGGSSDGGSGGSDSSGSSGSDGGSMTSMGSIANRQNSYWLSWEKGYLEACEAFGYETNVQTNNGEVQTQQQQFDTAVSNNADFIAGQTYTNAAAITLAETLVEGETPGVLAVTIADWFVPQDAGEEYVTFFTPHFVNHAYTGAKMLFEAMGGSGTFVHIEGNRGTAPNIGRNKGVDLALQEYPDIEMAGPRQPGNFIRSDARSVMNDKVSQFGDDIDGFFGQNDAVALGGLTILEENDIDVPVVGIDASEPGLAAIAEDRMTGTVSGMGPWQAGWSVAKCHDYINGHTLSGPERMMSFNAPVCVKNPSEWTDVIDRLPVVDAAEYNDAIFSGETPYDWTAMSVAEAGEDAWDPQIDMQPMNLADMKEVLDWKDADKPSGYSLPGVYTDDAAQEETTQLYVDRFQNNPLK; encoded by the coding sequence ATGGCACGAGATAGCAGCAACCAATCTAGGCGTCGCTTCCTGAAGCAGGCCGCCATCGGGAGTTCGGCGGTCACACTGGGTGGCCTCGCAGGGTGTACAGGTGGGTCCGGCGGTGGGTCGTCGACCAGTTCGGGCGGGTCGGGTGGCTCGTCCGATGGCGGCTCCGGCGGGAGTGACTCGTCGGGCAGTTCCGGGTCGGACGGCGGCTCCATGACCTCGATGGGCTCCATCGCCAACCGACAGAACTCCTACTGGCTCAGCTGGGAGAAGGGCTACCTCGAGGCTTGCGAGGCATTCGGCTACGAGACGAACGTCCAGACGAACAACGGTGAGGTCCAGACACAGCAACAGCAGTTCGACACGGCAGTATCGAACAACGCGGACTTCATCGCCGGGCAGACCTACACCAACGCCGCCGCAATCACGCTGGCAGAGACGCTGGTCGAGGGCGAAACCCCGGGTGTCCTCGCGGTCACCATCGCCGACTGGTTCGTCCCGCAGGACGCCGGCGAGGAGTACGTGACGTTCTTCACGCCCCACTTCGTCAACCACGCCTACACCGGCGCGAAGATGCTCTTCGAGGCGATGGGTGGCAGCGGCACGTTCGTCCACATCGAAGGGAACCGCGGTACGGCCCCGAACATCGGCCGGAACAAGGGTGTCGACCTGGCGCTACAGGAGTACCCCGACATCGAGATGGCGGGACCGCGCCAGCCGGGCAATTTCATCCGTTCGGACGCCCGCAGCGTCATGAACGACAAGGTCTCGCAGTTCGGCGACGACATCGACGGCTTCTTCGGCCAGAACGACGCCGTCGCGCTGGGCGGGCTCACCATCCTCGAGGAGAACGACATCGACGTGCCCGTCGTCGGCATCGACGCCAGCGAGCCCGGGCTCGCGGCCATCGCCGAGGACCGGATGACCGGCACCGTCTCGGGCATGGGCCCGTGGCAGGCCGGCTGGTCGGTGGCGAAGTGTCACGACTACATCAACGGACACACGCTCAGCGGTCCAGAGCGGATGATGTCGTTCAACGCGCCGGTCTGTGTCAAGAACCCCAGCGAGTGGACCGACGTCATCGACCGGCTTCCAGTCGTGGACGCCGCCGAGTACAACGACGCCATCTTCTCGGGCGAGACCCCTTACGACTGGACGGCGATGTCCGTCGCCGAGGCCGGTGAGGACGCCTGGGACCCTCAAATCGACATGCAGCCGATGAACCTCGCAGACATGAAAGAGGTTCTCGACTGGAAGGACGCGGACAAGCCGAGCGGCTACAGCCTGCCGGGAGTCTACACCGACGACGCCGCCCAGGAAGAGACGACCCAGCTGTACGTGGACCGCTTCCAGAACAACCCGCTCAAATAA
- a CDS encoding lactate utilization protein yields MSQQKSDYDDVRIDEALDSLPSDEELDEAVENLEANGFDVTVVDTRAEALEAVTSTIPDGATVMDGHSTTLEEIGFMEYLTEGDHSWENLHADVWAIDDDAERFTARRKAQTADYFVGGINAIARTGELVAADLSGSRIGAYPFAAGNVVIVSGVNKVVADLDAALDRLENVAYPLENERAQEAYGVESAIAKQLVYRKEPTEGRTSVVLVREQLGY; encoded by the coding sequence ATGTCTCAACAGAAGTCCGACTACGACGACGTCCGCATCGACGAAGCACTCGACAGTCTCCCGAGCGACGAGGAACTCGACGAAGCCGTCGAGAACCTCGAAGCGAACGGCTTCGACGTCACCGTCGTCGACACGCGAGCGGAGGCGCTCGAAGCGGTCACGTCGACGATTCCCGACGGCGCGACCGTGATGGACGGTCACTCGACGACACTCGAAGAGATCGGGTTCATGGAGTACCTCACCGAGGGTGACCACTCCTGGGAGAACCTCCACGCCGACGTGTGGGCTATCGACGACGACGCGGAGCGATTCACCGCCCGGAGGAAGGCCCAGACGGCCGACTACTTCGTCGGCGGCATCAACGCCATCGCGCGCACGGGCGAACTCGTCGCCGCGGACCTCTCCGGGAGCCGTATCGGCGCGTACCCCTTCGCGGCGGGGAACGTCGTCATCGTCAGCGGCGTCAACAAGGTCGTCGCCGACCTCGACGCCGCCCTCGACCGCCTCGAGAACGTCGCGTACCCCCTCGAGAACGAACGCGCGCAGGAGGCGTACGGCGTCGAGAGCGCCATCGCCAAGCAGCTCGTCTACCGCAAAGAACCCACTGAGGGGCGGACGAGCGTCGTGCTCGTCCGCGAGCAACTCGGCTACTGA
- a CDS encoding SDR family NAD(P)-dependent oxidoreductase — protein sequence MERDSTALVTGGGRGIGQAICAELASRGHDVVIADLDEDEMAETAALVESEGQRVLTHQTNLKHLDSVEAVVETALSEFGSIEHLVNNAGIAGPTSACEGISSEEWDETVAVNLRGPFYTCRTVLPSMKEQGYGRIVNIASVTGKRPLTKRTPYATTKMGLIGFTRTLAAEVGEHDINVNAVCPGSVDGPRIRRVFEEKAETTGRSYEEVRRDAESESPRQELVQREDIANTVAFLCSSDADRMTGQDVNVSAGKVMY from the coding sequence ATGGAACGAGATAGCACAGCCCTCGTCACCGGCGGAGGGCGTGGTATCGGTCAGGCGATCTGTGCCGAACTCGCATCCCGGGGGCACGATGTCGTCATCGCCGACCTCGACGAGGACGAGATGGCTGAGACCGCTGCGCTCGTCGAGAGCGAGGGACAGCGAGTACTCACACACCAGACGAACCTGAAACATCTCGACAGCGTCGAAGCGGTCGTCGAGACTGCACTCTCGGAGTTCGGCAGCATCGAGCACCTCGTCAACAATGCGGGCATCGCCGGCCCGACGTCTGCCTGTGAGGGCATCAGCTCCGAGGAGTGGGACGAGACGGTCGCCGTGAACCTCCGTGGCCCCTTCTACACGTGTCGGACGGTGCTCCCGTCGATGAAAGAGCAGGGCTACGGGCGCATCGTCAACATCGCCTCCGTAACTGGGAAGCGCCCCCTGACGAAGCGGACCCCGTACGCGACCACCAAGATGGGACTCATCGGGTTCACCCGGACGCTCGCCGCGGAGGTCGGCGAACACGACATCAACGTCAACGCCGTCTGTCCCGGCTCTGTCGACGGCCCGCGCATCCGTCGTGTCTTCGAAGAGAAGGCCGAGACGACTGGCCGGAGTTACGAGGAGGTCCGCAGGGACGCAGAGAGCGAGAGCCCACGGCAGGAACTCGTCCAGCGAGAGGACATCGCGAACACCGTCGCGTTCCTCTGTTCGTCGGACGCCGACCGTATGACTGGACAGGACGTCAACGTCTCGGCGGGCAAGGTGATGTACTGA
- a CDS encoding GtrA family protein, translating into MSVVDSLLSGRRFGKFASVGVVGAVFDVTTATVLREVGVFPELAVFIGIEVAIVVMFLLNDKWTFAEQGAAGLGAAFRRLARSNLVRIGGILVQLATFGFFFRVVALELTVAGIDGWFVVSKVAGIGTGMLVNYVAESLVTWQVGRG; encoded by the coding sequence ATGTCCGTCGTCGACTCGCTCCTCTCGGGCAGACGCTTCGGCAAGTTCGCCTCCGTCGGCGTCGTCGGCGCGGTGTTCGACGTGACGACCGCCACGGTCCTCCGCGAGGTCGGCGTCTTCCCCGAACTCGCGGTGTTCATCGGTATCGAGGTGGCCATCGTCGTCATGTTCTTGCTCAACGACAAGTGGACGTTCGCCGAGCAGGGTGCCGCGGGTCTCGGCGCGGCATTCCGTCGACTCGCGCGGTCGAACCTCGTCCGCATCGGTGGTATCCTCGTCCAACTGGCGACGTTCGGGTTCTTCTTCCGTGTGGTGGCGCTCGAACTGACGGTGGCGGGTATCGACGGCTGGTTCGTCGTCTCGAAGGTCGCCGGCATCGGCACCGGGATGCTCGTCAACTACGTCGCCGAGAGCCTCGTCACGTGGCAGGTCGGGCGTGGGTGA
- a CDS encoding BKACE family enzyme: MPYQGYDDYFQKKLIITVATTGGLHGKEANPNLPTQPEEVAQDLAECEEAGASMVHLHARDENHEDTKDVARFQALMDAIDEHCDDIIVNFTTGGGGIYSRETRLAPILETEPRPEVATVDLGPINFGQTRTAENTREQNEEYAERMRDAGVKPELELFNPGHIPEAEHLIDEGLLEEPYWATVIFGMQNGMPPGPRNLVNFVDNLPEPVEWQCLAVGKHQLPMTTAAITMGGHVRVGMEDNVYYRKGELAESNAQLVRRTARIAEELERDIASPSEAREMLGL, from the coding sequence ATGCCGTATCAAGGGTACGACGACTACTTCCAGAAGAAGCTCATCATCACCGTCGCGACGACCGGTGGACTCCACGGGAAGGAGGCGAACCCGAACCTGCCAACCCAGCCCGAAGAGGTCGCACAGGACCTCGCCGAGTGCGAAGAGGCGGGCGCGTCGATGGTTCACCTCCACGCGCGAGACGAGAACCACGAGGACACGAAAGACGTCGCACGCTTTCAGGCACTCATGGACGCCATCGACGAGCACTGCGACGACATCATCGTGAACTTCACCACCGGGGGCGGCGGCATCTACTCGCGCGAGACTCGGCTGGCACCCATCCTCGAAACCGAGCCACGCCCCGAGGTCGCGACTGTCGACCTCGGCCCCATCAACTTCGGACAGACGCGAACGGCCGAGAACACACGAGAGCAGAACGAAGAGTACGCCGAACGGATGCGCGACGCGGGGGTAAAGCCCGAACTCGAACTGTTCAACCCGGGTCACATCCCCGAGGCGGAACACCTCATCGACGAAGGGCTCCTCGAGGAGCCCTACTGGGCGACCGTCATCTTCGGGATGCAGAACGGGATGCCCCCAGGACCGCGAAACCTCGTGAACTTCGTCGACAACCTCCCCGAGCCCGTCGAGTGGCAGTGTCTCGCCGTCGGGAAACACCAGCTCCCGATGACCACCGCCGCGATCACCATGGGTGGGCACGTGAGAGTGGGCATGGAAGACAACGTCTACTACCGCAAGGGCGAACTCGCCGAGAGCAACGCTCAACTGGTCCGTCGAACGGCGAGAATCGCCGAAGAACTCGAGCGCGACATCGCCTCGCCGAGTGAGGCACGTGAGATGCTCGGGCTCTGA
- a CDS encoding hydroxypyruvate isomerase family protein: MSLRVAVTLPTVYPDDSFADATARAAAAGADGIEFFDWDAADLETLTQATAEHDVEIAGTLSAAPGASIEGPDGMTDPDCADDAVAAIEESLPVAADLGCETLIVTTGPEQAGLDRETQYESVVDVLSRAAPTAEDAGVTLVLEPLNTVVDHPGYFLTDSAEAFDIIRAVDSPRVKLLYDVYHQQITEGNLIDTLTEHVDLIGHIHVADVPGRHEPGTGEINYANVIRALADAGYDGYVGCECFPEGDPDAAVERVVDYVESAN, from the coding sequence ATGAGCCTCCGCGTCGCGGTCACGCTCCCGACGGTCTACCCCGACGACTCGTTCGCCGATGCCACCGCACGAGCCGCCGCCGCCGGTGCGGACGGCATCGAGTTCTTCGACTGGGACGCCGCCGACCTCGAGACGCTTACCCAGGCTACCGCGGAACACGACGTCGAGATCGCGGGGACGCTCTCCGCCGCACCGGGTGCGAGCATCGAAGGTCCGGATGGGATGACAGACCCCGACTGCGCCGACGACGCCGTCGCCGCAATCGAGGAGTCGCTACCTGTCGCGGCCGACCTCGGCTGTGAGACGCTCATCGTGACAACCGGCCCCGAACAGGCCGGGCTCGACCGAGAGACCCAGTACGAGAGCGTGGTCGACGTCCTCTCGCGCGCCGCGCCGACCGCCGAGGACGCAGGTGTGACACTCGTCCTCGAACCGCTCAACACCGTTGTCGACCACCCGGGCTACTTCCTCACCGACTCCGCCGAGGCGTTCGACATCATCAGAGCGGTCGACAGCCCCCGGGTGAAGCTCCTCTACGACGTCTACCACCAGCAGATAACCGAGGGCAACCTCATCGACACCCTGACCGAGCACGTCGACCTGATCGGCCACATCCACGTCGCCGACGTCCCCGGTCGCCACGAGCCGGGGACGGGAGAGATCAACTACGCGAACGTCATCCGTGCGCTGGCCGACGCCGGCTACGACGGCTACGTCGGCTGTGAGTGCTTCCCCGAAGGCGACCCCGACGCGGCAGTCGAGCGCGTCGTCGACTACGTCGAGTCCGCGAACTGA
- a CDS encoding glycosyltransferase, which translates to MSNVGVVVPAYRPDTTRLTTYLSALQETLSPAALRVELDDPRPQTVAALRACSVPVDVATSDERRGKGAAITAGFESLAPRVDVLAFADADGSTPAASLADVVRPVTEGRVGLAVGSRRHPDADIVSHQTLARRRLGDGFAWLARRFLDVPLYDYQCGAKALSVESWAAVREHLYEPGFAWDIELIAVAGALDCRVAEVPVTWEDHPESTVSTVDTTVRLGVALLRSRHRARSLRHDRLHALLERSRDTGPSLVERLGVDAVDD; encoded by the coding sequence ATGAGTAACGTCGGTGTCGTCGTTCCCGCTTACCGTCCCGACACCACGCGGCTGACGACCTACCTCTCTGCCCTCCAGGAGACGCTCTCCCCCGCCGCCCTCCGCGTCGAACTCGACGACCCTCGCCCCCAGACGGTCGCGGCGCTCCGTGCGTGTTCGGTCCCCGTCGACGTCGCGACGAGCGACGAACGCCGCGGGAAGGGCGCGGCCATCACCGCGGGGTTCGAGTCACTCGCGCCTCGCGTCGACGTCCTCGCGTTCGCCGACGCGGACGGGTCGACGCCCGCCGCGTCGCTCGCCGACGTCGTTCGGCCGGTCACGGAGGGGCGTGTGGGGCTCGCCGTCGGTTCGCGTCGGCACCCCGACGCGGACATCGTCTCACACCAGACGCTCGCACGCCGTCGGCTCGGCGACGGCTTCGCGTGGCTCGCCCGCCGGTTCCTCGACGTCCCGCTGTACGACTACCAGTGCGGCGCGAAGGCGCTCTCCGTCGAGTCGTGGGCGGCCGTCCGCGAGCACCTCTACGAACCCGGCTTCGCCTGGGACATCGAACTCATCGCCGTCGCTGGGGCGCTCGACTGTCGCGTCGCCGAGGTACCGGTCACGTGGGAGGACCACCCCGAGTCGACGGTGTCGACCGTCGACACGACCGTCCGGCTGGGGGTGGCGCTCCTCCGCTCGCGGCACCGCGCCCGGTCGCTCCGACACGACCGCCTGCACGCGCTCCTCGAGCGCTCTCGCGACACCGGTCCGTCGCTCGTCGAGCGCCTCGGTGTCGACGCGGTGGACGACTGA
- a CDS encoding Gfo/Idh/MocA family protein codes for MTVTIALVGAGGIGTIHLGTLADIDAADVTAICDVSAEAATAAAEEFGADVYTDHEEMLSNEDLDALFVAIPPFAHTTQETAGAEAGLDLFVEKPIALSGETAARVDEAIAEAQVRSQVGHMYRYSPAVEEAVDRIGDRDVALIDGHWVGGVPPSGWWGVKEKSGGQVVEQAAHVFDLVRYFGGDVDSVCAQGGKSVVGDDIDFEDAVSASMKHESGAVSHVSTSCASPDEHVALRLVGDGFHLELEFWFEGEDHPVSLGRLTGTVDGEPIELEAEEDAWAREVRSFVETVGGGEGDLRSPYDDARKTFELTLAVNEALDEENAVELPLVSQ; via the coding sequence ATGACGGTTACCATCGCCCTGGTCGGGGCCGGCGGAATCGGTACCATCCATCTCGGCACCCTCGCTGACATCGACGCGGCCGACGTGACTGCCATCTGTGACGTCTCGGCGGAGGCTGCGACCGCTGCAGCCGAGGAGTTCGGTGCAGACGTCTACACCGACCACGAAGAGATGCTTTCGAACGAGGACCTCGACGCGCTGTTCGTCGCGATTCCGCCCTTCGCCCACACGACACAGGAGACCGCAGGTGCCGAGGCGGGCCTCGACCTCTTTGTCGAGAAACCTATCGCCCTGTCGGGCGAGACCGCAGCACGCGTCGACGAGGCCATCGCCGAGGCACAGGTTCGCTCACAGGTCGGACATATGTATCGCTACTCACCGGCCGTCGAGGAGGCTGTCGACCGCATCGGCGACCGCGACGTCGCGCTCATCGACGGCCACTGGGTCGGTGGTGTCCCCCCATCGGGCTGGTGGGGCGTCAAGGAGAAGTCCGGCGGACAGGTCGTCGAACAGGCGGCACACGTCTTCGACCTGGTTCGGTACTTCGGTGGCGACGTCGACTCCGTCTGTGCGCAGGGTGGAAAGAGCGTCGTCGGCGACGACATCGACTTCGAGGACGCCGTGAGCGCGTCGATGAAGCACGAATCCGGCGCGGTCAGCCACGTGTCGACCTCGTGTGCCTCGCCGGACGAGCACGTCGCGCTACGGCTGGTCGGAGACGGCTTCCACCTCGAACTGGAGTTCTGGTTCGAAGGAGAAGACCACCCCGTCTCGCTCGGGCGGCTCACCGGAACGGTCGACGGCGAACCTATCGAGTTGGAAGCCGAGGAAGACGCGTGGGCACGCGAGGTCCGTTCGTTCGTCGAGACGGTCGGCGGGGGTGAGGGTGACCTCCGCTCGCCGTACGACGACGCGCGGAAGACCTTCGAGCTGACCCTCGCAGTCAACGAAGCCCTCGACGAGGAGAACGCCGTCGAACTCCCACTGGTCTCACAATGA
- a CDS encoding alpha/beta hydrolase, with amino-acid sequence MTTTESPDSSPGPHQGQPVKHAGAPLRVADAALVLLHGRGATAESILDLADELGVHGVAAVAPQAQYNRWYPQSFLAPLETNEPELSSALHAVDDVVSELVEREVPPDRIVIGGFSQGACLAAEYAARNPRQYGGLVVLSGGLVGPGETVVDHTGDLAGTPVLLGCSDVDPHVPLERVHESRDVFERLGGDVTERVYEGMAHTINDDEVAFLRDRLQTLVERKPTPNDSDPDGGDGR; translated from the coding sequence ATGACCACCACCGAATCGCCCGACAGCTCACCGGGTCCCCACCAGGGTCAGCCGGTGAAACACGCGGGCGCGCCCCTCCGCGTCGCCGACGCGGCGCTCGTCCTCCTCCACGGCCGCGGTGCGACGGCCGAGAGTATCCTCGACCTGGCCGACGAACTCGGCGTCCACGGCGTCGCTGCAGTGGCTCCGCAGGCGCAGTACAACCGCTGGTACCCTCAGTCGTTCCTCGCTCCGCTCGAGACGAACGAACCCGAACTGTCGTCCGCGTTGCACGCAGTCGATGACGTCGTCAGCGAACTCGTCGAGCGCGAGGTTCCGCCCGACCGGATCGTCATCGGCGGTTTCTCGCAGGGGGCGTGTCTGGCCGCGGAGTACGCCGCCCGAAACCCTCGGCAGTACGGCGGTCTCGTCGTCCTCAGTGGTGGGCTCGTCGGCCCGGGGGAGACGGTGGTCGACCACACGGGCGACCTCGCCGGAACGCCCGTCCTCCTCGGCTGTAGCGACGTCGACCCCCACGTCCCCCTCGAACGCGTTCACGAGTCCCGCGACGTCTTCGAGCGACTCGGCGGTGACGTCACCGAACGCGTCTACGAAGGCATGGCTCACACCATCAACGACGACGAAGTCGCGTTCCTCAGAGACCGCCTCCAGACCCTCGTCGAACGGAAGCCGACGCCGAACGACAGCGACCCGGACGGAGGTGACGGCCGGTGA
- a CDS encoding IclR family transcriptional regulator, which translates to MNTQDGGRTLQTTATSLRVVETLRELDGARVTEVADEMGLAPSTVHAHLTTLADNEYVVKTGDVYQLSLEFLSLGEYVRTRRKAYRIAESYTEQLADETECRAVFTVEENGRGVYMYTFSGTHAVWTYSTVGKRFYLHQTAAGKATLSQLPESQVDTIVEKWGLPAATENTITDAEALLEQLASIRERGVAFNHQEQLDGVKAVGVPVNGSDGQVVGAFSVASPANRMTDERFEEEIPETLLGVANEFELENSLT; encoded by the coding sequence ATGAACACCCAAGACGGCGGTCGAACGCTGCAGACGACGGCGACATCGCTGCGCGTCGTCGAGACGCTTCGAGAACTGGACGGAGCCCGGGTGACAGAGGTGGCAGACGAGATGGGCCTGGCACCGAGTACCGTACACGCTCACCTGACAACCCTCGCGGACAACGAGTACGTCGTCAAGACCGGCGACGTCTACCAGCTGAGTCTGGAGTTCTTGAGTCTCGGCGAGTACGTTCGCACGAGGCGAAAGGCGTACCGTATCGCCGAGTCCTACACCGAGCAACTGGCCGACGAGACGGAGTGTCGCGCCGTGTTCACCGTCGAGGAGAACGGCCGCGGCGTCTACATGTACACCTTCTCCGGAACTCACGCCGTCTGGACCTACTCGACCGTCGGGAAGCGCTTCTACCTCCACCAGACGGCGGCCGGAAAGGCGACCCTGTCACAGCTCCCCGAGTCACAGGTCGACACAATCGTCGAGAAGTGGGGTCTCCCCGCGGCGACGGAGAACACCATCACGGACGCCGAGGCGCTGCTGGAGCAACTCGCGTCCATCCGCGAACGCGGCGTCGCGTTCAACCACCAAGAGCAGCTCGACGGCGTCAAGGCCGTCGGTGTCCCCGTGAACGGCTCCGACGGGCAGGTGGTCGGAGCCTTCAGCGTCGCCAGTCCGGCGAACCGGATGACCGACGAGCGGTTCGAGGAGGAGATTCCCGAGACGCTGCTGGGCGTCGCCAACGAGTTCGAACTCGAGAACTCGCTGACCTGA
- a CDS encoding ring-cleaving dioxygenase: protein MTLPPPTAGLHHVSVITGTTAQTVSFYTEVLGLRFVKQTVNYDDPFMHHVYFADERGSPGTLLTCFPFERGQEGRVGKPQPTATALAVPRASIDYWVDRLSAYGAEQVERFGEPVVRFTDGMGQPLELVGTDTQTEPWSDGPIPSEYAIRGFHSVTLASTSPFQTASVLDALGFDLHAQEGDRVRYRTAAPGSEPGTVVDILDTDLPFGREGIGTAHHVAFRLPDETALEAWRDLLIADGLEPTYVKDRTYFQSVYVREPGGILVELATDGPGLTVDEPVESLGTGLRLPPWLEEDRAMITAQLPPVTAREPSEDRE from the coding sequence GTGACTCTCCCACCGCCGACTGCCGGGCTTCACCACGTCTCCGTCATCACCGGGACGACCGCACAGACGGTGTCGTTTTATACAGAAGTTCTTGGACTCAGATTCGTCAAGCAGACGGTGAACTACGACGACCCGTTCATGCACCACGTCTACTTCGCCGACGAGCGCGGGAGCCCGGGGACGCTCCTGACGTGCTTCCCGTTCGAGCGGGGACAGGAGGGGCGGGTCGGGAAGCCACAGCCAACGGCGACTGCCCTAGCCGTCCCGCGAGCGAGCATCGACTACTGGGTCGACCGACTCAGCGCGTACGGGGCAGAGCAGGTGGAGCGGTTCGGTGAGCCGGTCGTTCGGTTCACCGACGGTATGGGACAGCCGCTCGAACTCGTCGGGACGGATACCCAAACAGAGCCGTGGAGCGACGGACCCATACCGTCCGAGTACGCCATTCGCGGGTTCCACAGCGTGACGCTCGCCTCGACGAGTCCCTTCCAGACCGCCAGCGTTCTCGACGCGCTGGGCTTCGACCTCCACGCACAGGAGGGCGACCGGGTCCGATACCGGACGGCAGCGCCCGGAAGCGAGCCGGGAACTGTCGTCGACATCCTCGATACGGACCTGCCGTTCGGCCGTGAGGGCATCGGCACCGCACACCATGTCGCATTTCGACTCCCCGACGAGACAGCACTGGAGGCGTGGCGTGACCTCCTGATAGCGGACGGGCTCGAACCGACGTACGTGAAAGACCGGACGTACTTCCAGTCGGTGTACGTCCGCGAGCCCGGTGGTATCCTCGTCGAGTTGGCGACAGACGGACCGGGCCTGACCGTCGACGAGCCGGTCGAGTCGCTCGGGACAGGACTTCGACTCCCGCCGTGGCTCGAGGAGGACAGAGCGATGATAACCGCTCAGCTTCCGCCAGTTACAGCGCGCGAGCCGAGCGAAGACCGCGAGTGA